The following coding sequences are from one Veillonellales bacterium window:
- a CDS encoding ASCH domain-containing protein, whose protein sequence is MFALNFQAAYHEEMLRNRTKNCTVRLGDVRDTYPENSIVWVTFGKKQCPRQKLYRAIIDKVRVKHFSQLTAEDLAHQNPNIKTVDELIADFEQLYRRSITPEDYVSVVYFSEIID, encoded by the coding sequence ATGTTTGCCTTAAATTTTCAAGCTGCTTATCACGAAGAAATGTTGCGTAACCGTACGAAAAACTGTACCGTCCGGCTGGGGGATGTCCGCGATACCTATCCTGAGAACTCCATCGTTTGGGTCACCTTCGGCAAAAAGCAATGTCCCCGGCAAAAACTGTACCGGGCCATTATCGACAAGGTACGTGTCAAACATTTCTCCCAGCTGACCGCCGAAGATCTGGCCCACCAAAACCCTAACATTAAAACAGTAGACGAATTAATTGCCGATTTTGAACAGCTTTACCGTCGGTCCATCACGCCGGAGGATTATGTCAGCGTAGTTTATTTCTCGGAAATAATAGATTAA
- a CDS encoding GDSL-type esterase/lipase family protein, translated as MKLLRIAFITVLLLAFSLTAYAQEGKVQLLWQNAEDAVMYELEIATVPLRGNQPAPQSLTVYRTTEVYTPGIELDLDLFDGQNQNRLYYRVRPLDLDKNPIAAFTQPAALSQGNFNPPKPTPTAYFNRRLTPLYPVYSWIPVLNAARYEVEITDRIPENPNGTSPSCYRIRSYSVDHGFDCYDTHAYTEDGIYYWRVIAFDGDGQPLGGYSDAISFKVQTGPRNWAVFGDSITHGGGAISNPPSDSRFDYSSYLPFPVKNLGRSGDTAADLAERFESDVLPFHPRYLFILGGSNSIREGVSAEDVIESLEQIKQKCRANGITPIFLTLPPVNPERISRVFNQPTTDNWQEELAKVNQYIKAQTYSIDIYAKLVNDQGILPVKYAQDGLHPDIAGKRIMGRAVRSFLKI; from the coding sequence ATGAAGTTATTGCGCATTGCTTTTATCACAGTATTGTTGCTCGCTTTTTCGCTGACAGCTTATGCCCAGGAAGGCAAAGTGCAGTTATTATGGCAAAATGCCGAAGATGCCGTGATGTATGAGCTTGAAATTGCCACTGTTCCGCTCCGGGGCAATCAGCCGGCACCGCAGAGCCTGACAGTGTACCGGACGACGGAGGTATATACGCCGGGGATTGAGCTGGATCTGGACTTGTTTGACGGACAAAATCAAAATAGGCTGTATTATCGCGTCCGCCCATTAGATCTTGACAAGAATCCCATTGCTGCATTTACTCAGCCGGCGGCCTTGTCCCAGGGAAATTTCAATCCGCCTAAGCCTACGCCGACGGCTTATTTTAACAGGCGGCTTACCCCTCTATATCCGGTTTATTCCTGGATTCCGGTGTTGAACGCAGCCCGGTATGAGGTGGAAATCACCGATAGAATACCGGAAAATCCCAATGGGACTTCGCCGTCCTGTTACCGGATACGCTCCTATTCGGTCGATCATGGATTCGACTGCTATGACACTCATGCTTATACGGAAGATGGCATTTATTACTGGCGCGTGATTGCCTTTGACGGAGACGGTCAACCCCTCGGCGGCTATTCAGATGCCATTTCTTTTAAGGTTCAGACCGGTCCCCGTAATTGGGCCGTTTTTGGCGACAGTATTACTCATGGCGGTGGGGCCATCTCTAATCCGCCGTCGGATTCCCGGTTTGATTATTCTTCTTATCTGCCTTTCCCGGTAAAAAATCTGGGCAGAAGCGGCGATACGGCGGCTGATTTGGCAGAACGATTTGAAAGTGATGTTTTGCCTTTTCACCCCAGGTATTTGTTTATTCTGGGGGGAAGCAACAGTATCCGGGAAGGTGTAAGTGCTGAGGACGTGATTGAATCTTTGGAACAGATTAAGCAAAAATGCCGGGCAAATGGCATCACGCCGATTTTTTTGACACTGCCACCGGTAAATCCGGAGCGGATTTCACGGGTCTTTAATCAGCCAACGACGGATAATTGGCAGGAAGAATTAGCTAAAGTCAATCAGTATATCAAAGCCCAGACGTATTCCATTGATATTTATGCTAAATTGGTCAATGATCAGGGAATATTGCCGGTAAAATATGCTCAGGACGGGCTGCATCCCGATATTGCCGGCAAGAGAATTATGGGGCGTGCCGTGCGGTCTTTTCTAAAAATATAG
- a CDS encoding FAD-dependent oxidoreductase, which produces MKVVIVGGVAGGASAAARLRRLDEKCEIILFERGEHISFANCGLPYYIGEVIREKEKLVVQTPESMRTRFQLDIRTLSEVTGIDTAKKEVEVTDFNNHSTYRESYDKLILSPGAAPIKPRLPGIEADNVFTMRNIPDTYAMKNFIDKKQPKRAVVVGGGFIGIELAENLAERDIAVTIVELANQVIGPLDFEMAALVHQQLKLNDIEFYLEDGLQSIRQEENYSVVTLSSQTEIKADMIVLGIGVTPDIKLAKLANLALGERGGIKVDEYLRTSDPDIYAVGDAIEVIDFVNGRPALIPLAGPANKQGRIAANNVFGLQEKYEGTQGTSVLKVFNLTVAATGNNEKMLRRFQIPYEKSYTHSLSHAGYYLGATPISLKLLFSPENGKILGAQAVGMKGVEKRIDVIAAAIRMGMTVFDLEKLELSYAPPYSSAKDPVNMAGYVASNIMKQDCRVIHWDEIAALDREKSVFLDVRTPGEFKQGHIQGAVNIPVDELRQRMEEIPKRKDIVIYCQVGLRGYLAYRILIQNGYQNLKNLSGGYKTYHAAVQEQSNRGIYRYEDL; this is translated from the coding sequence ATGAAGGTAGTAATTGTGGGGGGAGTTGCCGGCGGTGCCAGTGCGGCGGCACGGTTAAGACGGCTGGATGAAAAATGCGAAATTATTTTGTTTGAACGGGGAGAGCATATTTCTTTTGCCAATTGCGGTCTGCCTTATTATATCGGCGAGGTAATCAGAGAGAAAGAAAAACTGGTTGTGCAGACCCCGGAATCAATGCGGACAAGATTTCAGCTTGACATACGCACATTAAGTGAAGTGACAGGTATCGACACGGCTAAAAAAGAGGTGGAAGTGACTGATTTTAACAATCATTCTACTTACCGGGAGTCTTATGACAAGCTGATTCTTTCTCCCGGCGCTGCACCCATAAAGCCGAGGCTCCCGGGGATTGAGGCAGATAATGTATTTACTATGCGAAATATCCCTGATACATACGCTATGAAAAATTTTATCGATAAAAAGCAGCCGAAAAGAGCCGTGGTAGTGGGCGGCGGATTTATTGGTATTGAATTGGCCGAAAATCTGGCTGAACGGGATATTGCCGTGACGATCGTCGAGTTGGCCAATCAAGTCATTGGACCCCTTGACTTTGAAATGGCGGCGCTGGTTCACCAGCAGTTGAAACTGAATGATATTGAATTTTATTTAGAGGACGGTCTTCAGTCCATACGGCAGGAAGAAAACTATTCGGTTGTTACGCTGAGCAGTCAGACGGAAATAAAAGCGGATATGATCGTTCTGGGAATTGGTGTGACGCCGGATATTAAGCTGGCTAAGCTGGCGAATCTGGCGTTAGGCGAACGCGGCGGCATTAAAGTCGATGAATATTTACGGACATCCGATCCGGATATTTATGCGGTGGGGGATGCCATTGAGGTTATTGATTTTGTGAACGGCCGGCCGGCGTTGATTCCGTTGGCCGGTCCTGCCAACAAGCAGGGGCGGATTGCGGCTAACAATGTATTCGGTTTGCAGGAAAAATACGAGGGAACACAAGGCACTTCGGTGTTAAAGGTGTTTAACTTAACGGTGGCTGCTACCGGTAATAATGAAAAGATGCTCCGGCGGTTCCAGATTCCCTATGAAAAGTCATATACTCACTCCTTGTCCCATGCCGGTTATTATCTTGGCGCTACGCCTATTTCATTAAAATTGCTATTTTCGCCGGAAAACGGCAAGATACTGGGGGCTCAGGCAGTAGGTATGAAGGGGGTGGAGAAACGAATTGATGTAATCGCTGCGGCAATTCGCATGGGAATGACCGTATTCGACCTGGAAAAACTGGAATTGTCCTATGCGCCCCCCTATTCATCCGCCAAAGATCCGGTCAATATGGCGGGATATGTTGCGTCCAATATCATGAAACAAGATTGCCGTGTCATTCATTGGGATGAAATCGCGGCGTTGGACAGAGAAAAATCAGTATTTTTGGATGTGCGGACTCCCGGAGAATTCAAGCAGGGGCATATTCAGGGCGCAGTGAATATTCCGGTGGATGAACTGCGGCAGCGAATGGAGGAGATTCCAAAGAGAAAAGACATTGTTATATATTGTCAGGTCGGATTACGCGGCTATCTGGCTTACCGGATACTGATTCAAAACGGCTATCAAAATCTGAAAAACTTAAGCGGCGGTTACAAAACCTATCACGCAGCCGTGCAGGAACAATCAAACCGGGGAATTTACCGTTACGAAGATTTATAA
- a CDS encoding Fur family transcriptional regulator: MNDILELIKEKGFKLTPQRIAVIHALFHCGKFFTAQQIWQDVKKVQPEIGFDTIYRNLNLLANLGVLNQISSPSRDGYLFEVVTSHHHHLICLACGKTQCLDYCPIEPAKLNESQTDGFQIVGHSFELYGYCKECKNKN, from the coding sequence ATGAATGATATTCTGGAATTGATCAAGGAGAAAGGATTTAAACTGACGCCGCAGCGCATTGCTGTCATTCATGCTTTATTTCATTGCGGCAAATTTTTTACCGCACAGCAAATATGGCAGGATGTAAAAAAAGTGCAGCCGGAAATTGGCTTTGATACCATCTACCGCAATTTGAATTTACTTGCCAATTTAGGCGTACTAAATCAGATTAGCTCGCCTAGCCGTGACGGTTATCTGTTTGAAGTCGTCACCAGCCACCATCACCATTTAATTTGTTTAGCCTGCGGCAAAACTCAATGTCTTGATTATTGTCCTATCGAACCGGCGAAATTAAACGAATCCCAAACCGACGGATTCCAAATTGTCGGGCATTCCTTTGAATTGTACGGCTACTGTAAAGAATGCAAAAACAAAAACTAA
- a CDS encoding zinc ABC transporter substrate-binding protein, whose amino-acid sequence MSKFLRIMLVCLTAAAFIVSLAGCGSRSNSTQASGEKIKIVATMYPVYEFAKQVGKDKVAVTMLVPPGAEPHDWEPTPKDLAQIRTAKLFLYHGANLEPVDKLLTKEVLGTTTAVEISKGIPLLTKTAEAKDETKEPQEDHDQHHSGTDTHVWLDPLYAQQEINNIAAALAAIDPQNKEYYQDNARQYNSELEKLNQEYQTALANVPHRDIIASHDAFGYLAKRYNLRQVAIMGLNPDTEPTPDKMAKVVNFCREHQVKYIFFETVVNPKLSQTIAKETGAGLLVLNPVESLSAEEMKQGKNYLSIMRENLVNLQTALE is encoded by the coding sequence GTGTCAAAGTTTTTACGCATCATGTTAGTTTGCCTGACAGCAGCTGCTTTTATTGTTTCATTAGCAGGCTGCGGCAGCCGCAGCAATAGTACCCAAGCATCAGGTGAAAAAATAAAGATTGTAGCAACCATGTATCCTGTATATGAATTTGCCAAACAAGTCGGCAAAGACAAGGTAGCCGTAACCATGCTGGTTCCCCCGGGAGCCGAGCCCCATGACTGGGAACCTACTCCCAAAGACCTGGCCCAAATCCGGACCGCCAAACTATTTTTATACCATGGCGCCAATCTGGAGCCGGTAGATAAGCTGCTGACCAAGGAAGTGCTGGGAACCACAACAGCCGTTGAAATCAGCAAAGGCATCCCGCTGCTGACAAAAACAGCTGAAGCTAAAGACGAGACTAAAGAACCGCAGGAAGACCATGATCAACATCACAGCGGCACCGATACCCATGTTTGGCTTGATCCGCTATATGCCCAGCAGGAAATCAATAACATTGCCGCTGCTTTAGCCGCCATCGATCCCCAGAACAAAGAATATTATCAGGATAATGCCCGTCAATATAACAGCGAACTGGAAAAGTTAAACCAGGAATACCAAACCGCTTTGGCAAATGTACCCCATCGGGATATTATCGCCAGCCATGATGCTTTTGGTTATCTGGCCAAACGCTACAATCTGCGGCAGGTTGCAATTATGGGACTCAATCCCGATACTGAACCGACTCCGGATAAAATGGCAAAAGTAGTTAATTTTTGCCGCGAGCATCAAGTGAAATACATATTCTTCGAAACCGTCGTAAATCCGAAATTATCCCAAACTATAGCCAAAGAAACGGGGGCCGGACTGCTGGTTTTGAATCCGGTGGAAAGTCTTTCGGCAGAAGAAATGAAACAAGGAAAGAATTATCTCAGCATTATGCGGGAAAATCTGGTCAATTTGCAGACGGCATTGGAATAA
- a CDS encoding MBL fold metallo-hydrolase: MKIDVLFQGFPGKITRGYMSWSSVVYVETVGHKILFDTGSMVERSELPKRFAEHGLRMDDIDLLVLSHFHHDHIMNFDYFKNARILLHEQEAEWVSQDVEDWPVPKYLFPVLQNSGRLELIQKDEEILPGVSTLLSPGHTPGCMSLVLRDHDMPITVLAGDAVKNISELATGEVAMSWDNAASARTIRKIRQTADVVIPGHDRILRILPGKIAATTSCHETITIPPGTADAESSRDINLTIEPTSLPTKE; the protein is encoded by the coding sequence GTGAAAATCGACGTTTTATTTCAGGGATTTCCGGGGAAAATCACGCGAGGGTACATGAGCTGGAGCTCTGTTGTATACGTTGAGACTGTCGGTCATAAGATTTTGTTTGACACCGGGAGCATGGTGGAACGGAGCGAGCTGCCGAAACGGTTCGCCGAGCACGGCTTGAGGATGGATGACATTGATCTGCTTGTACTCAGCCATTTTCATCATGATCATATTATGAACTTTGATTACTTTAAGAATGCCCGGATATTATTGCATGAACAGGAAGCGGAATGGGTCAGTCAGGATGTGGAAGATTGGCCTGTTCCCAAATACTTGTTCCCGGTTTTGCAAAATAGCGGCCGCCTGGAACTAATCCAAAAGGATGAGGAAATCCTGCCCGGAGTGTCCACGTTGTTGTCGCCGGGGCATACTCCCGGCTGCATGTCCCTGGTACTGCGGGATCATGACATGCCGATTACCGTGCTGGCCGGTGATGCGGTAAAAAATATCAGTGAACTTGCCACCGGTGAAGTAGCTATGTCCTGGGATAACGCGGCCAGCGCCAGGACGATCAGAAAAATCCGGCAGACCGCGGATGTCGTTATCCCCGGGCATGACCGGATTCTGCGTATATTGCCGGGAAAAATTGCCGCGACTACCTCTTGCCATGAGACGATTACAATTCCGCCGGGAACGGCTGATGCGGAAAGCAGCAGAGACATCAATCTTACGATTGAGCCGACCAGCCTGCCGACAAAGGAATAA
- a CDS encoding DUF6282 family protein translates to MDTVLDELVAGAVDMHVHSSPDVVPRKLTDIGVALQAKQAGLAGVLLKGHYCATASRAALVRESVPGIRVYGGVVLNQAVGGLNPCAVATEVALGAKEVWLPTISALNHLRFNHQDLEKGVPVVDDQGKLLPALYEVLEVVAGADVILGTGHLSTEETEKVIAAALKKGVSKILVTHPEWEVTAMPVAVQQRLAAKGVYFERCFYASNSPQKLPVSELVNQIKAVGAASTVLSSDFGQVFNEEPAVGFRRFLDCMLQGGISPLEIEIMIKKNPNGLLA, encoded by the coding sequence ATGGATACTGTTCTTGACGAACTGGTTGCCGGAGCTGTTGATATGCATGTACACAGCAGTCCGGATGTTGTACCGCGCAAACTGACGGATATTGGCGTTGCCCTTCAAGCAAAGCAGGCCGGGCTTGCCGGAGTTCTGCTGAAAGGTCATTATTGTGCGACGGCTTCCCGGGCGGCACTGGTCCGGGAAAGTGTCCCGGGTATCCGGGTTTATGGCGGCGTTGTTTTAAATCAAGCAGTAGGCGGGTTGAATCCGTGTGCTGTGGCGACGGAAGTGGCATTGGGAGCAAAAGAGGTTTGGCTGCCGACGATTTCAGCCCTCAATCACTTACGGTTTAATCACCAGGATTTAGAAAAAGGTGTGCCTGTTGTTGATGATCAGGGAAAACTGCTGCCGGCATTATATGAAGTGCTGGAAGTAGTGGCCGGGGCTGATGTTATTTTGGGCACAGGACATTTATCAACTGAGGAAACTGAAAAAGTAATTGCTGCGGCGCTAAAAAAAGGTGTGAGCAAAATACTTGTTACTCATCCGGAATGGGAAGTGACTGCTATGCCGGTAGCGGTACAGCAGCGGCTTGCGGCGAAAGGGGTTTATTTTGAGCGCTGTTTTTATGCTTCCAATTCACCGCAAAAGCTGCCGGTGAGCGAACTTGTGAACCAGATTAAGGCAGTTGGGGCAGCGTCCACTGTTTTAAGCAGCGATTTCGGGCAGGTGTTTAATGAGGAGCCGGCTGTCGGCTTCCGGCGCTTCCTGGATTGTATGCTGCAAGGCGGGATCAGTCCGCTGGAAATAGAGATCATGATTAAGAAGAATCCGAATGGTTTGCTCGCATAA
- a CDS encoding MFS transporter → MEEKWYKVINKTQRNALIGGMGGWTLDAMDMLLYIMSLTAIMKDFQVDTAVAGLLASVTLLSSAVGGTAFGVIADSWGRKKALLASISIYTLFTGLSGIATSVNELAVYRTILGLGMGGAWATGALLVSETWPTEHRGKASGFMQGGWAIGYMIAALFAGFVLPVYGWRVLFFVGVIPSVIMFLFVLFCCEEPAVWRENIKVKQTAVKKESVGSGFFEIFKGDMLRFTIIASIFVSFVQLAYWGLFSWLPGFLSTPVEQGGAGMNIVKTSGWVFAMQIGALFGYTSFGYLADSAGRKKAFAIFLLAAAILVPIYGSLRDATLLFVVGPFIGFFGSGYFSGFGAFLSELFPTRIRGAAVGFIYNFGRGVSALAPFIIGTLAKTYGIGTSLFITALFYALGVVMVMFLPETKGRALEQ, encoded by the coding sequence GTGGAAGAGAAATGGTACAAAGTCATCAACAAAACGCAGAGAAACGCATTAATTGGCGGTATGGGCGGCTGGACCCTTGATGCAATGGATATGTTGCTTTATATTATGTCGCTGACTGCAATCATGAAGGATTTTCAAGTGGATACAGCTGTTGCCGGCCTGCTTGCCTCTGTGACGCTGCTTTCGTCCGCGGTAGGCGGTACTGCTTTTGGCGTGATAGCCGATTCCTGGGGGCGTAAGAAAGCATTGCTTGCCTCCATATCGATTTATACGCTGTTTACCGGACTAAGCGGAATTGCCACTTCGGTCAATGAACTTGCCGTGTACCGGACAATTCTGGGACTTGGCATGGGCGGTGCCTGGGCAACAGGGGCACTTCTGGTCAGCGAAACCTGGCCAACGGAACACCGTGGGAAAGCCTCCGGCTTCATGCAGGGCGGCTGGGCAATCGGCTACATGATAGCCGCCTTGTTCGCCGGTTTTGTTTTACCGGTATATGGCTGGCGGGTTCTTTTCTTTGTCGGCGTAATACCGAGTGTTATTATGTTCCTGTTTGTGCTGTTCTGCTGCGAGGAGCCGGCAGTATGGCGGGAAAACATAAAAGTGAAACAGACTGCGGTTAAAAAAGAAAGTGTGGGATCGGGCTTTTTTGAGATTTTCAAGGGAGATATGTTAAGGTTTACTATCATTGCATCAATATTTGTTTCATTTGTCCAACTGGCTTATTGGGGTTTGTTCAGCTGGCTGCCGGGATTCCTGTCAACGCCGGTTGAGCAGGGCGGAGCCGGTATGAATATCGTAAAGACATCCGGCTGGGTTTTTGCCATGCAGATCGGCGCTCTATTCGGTTATACTTCCTTCGGTTATTTAGCCGATTCTGCGGGCAGAAAAAAGGCGTTTGCTATTTTTCTGCTGGCAGCCGCTATTTTAGTGCCGATTTACGGCAGCCTGCGGGATGCAACATTGCTGTTCGTCGTCGGCCCATTTATTGGCTTTTTCGGTTCCGGTTATTTCAGCGGTTTCGGTGCATTCCTCTCCGAACTGTTTCCTACCCGGATACGGGGAGCTGCTGTCGGCTTTATCTACAATTTCGGCCGGGGAGTCAGCGCTTTGGCACCGTTTATTATCGGTACCCTGGCTAAGACATACGGAATCGGAACATCCCTGTTTATTACTGCTTTGTTCTACGCTCTGGGAGTTGTCATGGTCATGTTTTTACCGGAAACCAAAGGCAGAGCTTTGGAGCAATAG
- a CDS encoding cytochrome b/b6 domain-containing protein has translation MPEKAYILRHPLSSRLFHWGLVLGFLPTVITGLIIWWKPPMEDVLNLAMRIHIIGAGVFTTAALLFFLFAFDRVALFIRHISEWSRNDIRWMLVGGGYPHKIFLGEEIETPPMGKLNSGQKSMGAFMFHGGIFLLVSGWILYAFVPVVPREIAYLAGVGHEWVGLFMGASVFAHMGLGIYNQAEFKAMFGDGTIPLDVARKHNSLWVAHHVELVVHKKDTGTEAKAASQKS, from the coding sequence ATGCCGGAGAAAGCATATATCCTGCGTCATCCCCTTTCCTCCCGCCTGTTTCATTGGGGGCTTGTCTTAGGTTTTTTGCCGACGGTGATCACCGGATTAATTATCTGGTGGAAACCGCCCATGGAGGATGTCTTGAATCTGGCCATGCGCATTCACATTATCGGGGCGGGTGTATTTACAACTGCGGCGCTGCTCTTTTTTCTGTTCGCTTTTGACCGGGTGGCCTTATTTATCCGCCACATTTCGGAATGGAGCAGGAACGATATTCGCTGGATGCTGGTAGGCGGGGGGTATCCCCATAAAATTTTTCTGGGAGAAGAGATTGAAACTCCGCCGATGGGCAAGCTGAATTCAGGGCAAAAAAGCATGGGGGCGTTCATGTTTCATGGCGGAATTTTTCTCCTGGTAAGCGGTTGGATATTGTACGCTTTTGTGCCGGTTGTTCCCCGGGAAATCGCCTATCTGGCCGGCGTAGGGCATGAATGGGTGGGCTTGTTTATGGGGGCGTCGGTTTTTGCGCATATGGGCCTTGGTATTTATAATCAGGCTGAATTTAAGGCTATGTTTGGCGATGGCACAATACCCCTGGACGTGGCCCGGAAGCATAATTCTCTGTGGGTAGCTCACCACGTTGAACTGGTGGTTCATAAGAAGGATACCGGGACAGAAGCGAAAGCGGCATCACAAAAATCATAA
- a CDS encoding iron hydrogenase small subunit, translating to MKQYDYAEKAIKVTRREFLEIVGVVGAVIWTGVYLTTDLVQDHTKYIKLRIQGLYKDDANSQVRQSHNNPALQAMYRTFAQQPLSPLSEELFHTRYINRRAIG from the coding sequence GTGAAACAGTATGACTATGCTGAAAAAGCAATTAAGGTTACCCGCCGCGAGTTTCTGGAAATTGTCGGGGTAGTCGGTGCCGTTATCTGGACGGGCGTATATTTAACGACGGATCTGGTACAGGATCACACGAAGTATATAAAGCTGAGAATCCAGGGGCTGTATAAGGATGATGCGAACAGTCAGGTAAGACAGAGCCATAATAATCCGGCGCTGCAGGCTATGTATCGTACTTTTGCCCAGCAGCCGCTCAGCCCGCTGTCGGAGGAACTTTTTCATACGCGATATATCAATCGCAGGGCGATTGGATAG
- a CDS encoding [FeFe] hydrogenase, group A, translated as MNGFQSAELSQVIAVDSKKCKGCDSCKSYCPTRAIEGKYGAVHSIANQDCIFCGQCLVNCPFGAPTDIIDSVEKVLVKLRDPQTTVVATIAPAVRIAIGEEFGFEPGTLLTKKLYGAMKQAGFKVLDTNFTADQTIMEEGYELVARIRQHLLQEQGSTDSGPLPQFTSCCPAWVRYVELNHPQLIPYLSSAKSPMMMAGALAKTYGVREVWKTEPEHTFVVGVMPCTAKKFEASRPEFHSAAAYWRRQGRDGDYPDVDLVLTTRDLARLLKERNINLWNVSEFSDADNPLVNYSGAGTIFGNTGGVMEAALRTAYFVFTGQEMKTLEYKPVRGLEGIKEAALTIRDAKTDQDIRLSVAVVHGLRDNIAPVIEQTLSGKSPYQFIEVMNCPGGCVNGGGQPVYPMGTSWLSKAKAILPWN; from the coding sequence GTGAACGGTTTTCAATCAGCGGAACTGTCCCAGGTTATCGCTGTTGATTCGAAAAAATGCAAAGGCTGCGATTCCTGCAAGTCCTATTGTCCGACCCGGGCGATAGAAGGGAAATACGGTGCCGTGCACAGCATAGCCAATCAGGACTGCATCTTTTGCGGACAGTGTCTGGTGAACTGCCCCTTTGGCGCTCCCACGGATATTATCGACTCGGTGGAAAAAGTTTTAGTGAAACTGCGTGATCCCCAAACAACGGTTGTAGCAACCATTGCTCCTGCCGTTCGCATCGCCATCGGCGAAGAGTTTGGCTTCGAACCGGGGACGCTGTTGACGAAAAAACTGTATGGCGCGATGAAGCAGGCCGGATTTAAAGTGCTGGATACCAATTTTACCGCCGACCAGACGATTATGGAAGAAGGCTATGAACTGGTGGCCAGGATCCGCCAGCATCTTTTGCAGGAGCAGGGCAGTACTGACAGCGGTCCGTTGCCCCAATTTACTTCCTGCTGTCCGGCCTGGGTCCGCTATGTTGAATTGAATCACCCCCAGTTGATTCCCTATCTTTCTTCCGCCAAATCGCCGATGATGATGGCCGGTGCTTTAGCCAAAACGTATGGCGTCAGGGAAGTCTGGAAAACGGAACCGGAACATACTTTTGTTGTCGGCGTAATGCCTTGCACGGCCAAGAAGTTTGAAGCCTCCCGTCCCGAATTTCACAGCGCTGCCGCTTATTGGCGCCGGCAGGGACGCGACGGAGATTATCCGGATGTGGATCTTGTTCTGACTACCCGCGATCTGGCACGGCTGTTAAAAGAAAGAAATATTAATTTGTGGAATGTTTCTGAATTCAGCGACGCCGATAATCCGCTGGTAAATTATAGCGGCGCCGGCACTATCTTCGGTAATACCGGCGGTGTAATGGAGGCGGCGCTGCGAACGGCTTATTTTGTTTTTACCGGACAGGAAATGAAGACGTTGGAATATAAGCCTGTACGGGGACTGGAAGGAATTAAAGAGGCCGCTCTTACGATTCGCGACGCCAAAACGGATCAGGATATCCGTCTTTCGGTTGCTGTAGTTCACGGTCTCAGGGATAATATTGCTCCGGTGATCGAACAAACGCTGTCCGGCAAGTCGCCGTACCAATTTATTGAGGTTATGAATTGTCCCGGCGGCTGTGTCAACGGCGGCGGGCAGCCGGTATACCCTATGGGCACATCCTGGTTAAGCAAAGCCAAGGCAATACTTCCGTGGAATTAA